The Streptomyces sp. NBC_01275 genome has a segment encoding these proteins:
- a CDS encoding GlxA family transcriptional regulator yields MLNNVAVILLDGVHPFELGVVCEVFGIDRSDEGLPVYDFAVASAEGPTLTTHAGFSVSTEHGLERLESADLIAVPAGDTYGQREFPPELLDALRRAVDRGTRVLSVCSGVFVLGAAGLLDGRRCAVHWRHAQQLARQYPRTTVEPDVLYVDEDPVITSAGTAAGIDACLHLVRKEQGPEVANGIARRMVVPPHRDGGQAQYIKRPLPPSPCDTVGEVLVWMERHLDQEVTVEQLAARAHMSPRTFARRFQQETGTTPYRWLLRQRVLMAQHLLEATDETMDAIAWRTGFGTASALRHQFVRALDTTPNAYRRTFRGPQAVA; encoded by the coding sequence ATGCTGAACAACGTGGCCGTGATCCTGCTCGACGGTGTGCACCCCTTCGAGCTGGGGGTCGTCTGCGAGGTCTTCGGGATCGACCGCAGCGACGAGGGGCTGCCGGTCTACGACTTCGCGGTCGCCTCGGCGGAGGGGCCGACGCTGACCACGCACGCGGGCTTCAGCGTGAGCACCGAGCACGGGCTGGAGCGGCTGGAGAGCGCCGATCTGATCGCCGTGCCGGCCGGGGACACGTACGGGCAGCGGGAGTTCCCGCCCGAGCTGCTCGACGCGCTGCGCCGGGCGGTGGACCGGGGGACGCGGGTGCTCAGCGTCTGTTCCGGGGTGTTCGTGCTGGGCGCGGCGGGGCTGCTGGACGGGCGGCGCTGCGCGGTGCACTGGCGGCACGCCCAGCAGCTGGCCCGGCAGTATCCGCGTACGACCGTCGAACCGGACGTGCTCTACGTCGACGAGGACCCGGTGATCACCTCGGCCGGCACGGCCGCCGGCATCGACGCCTGTCTGCACCTCGTCCGCAAGGAGCAGGGCCCCGAGGTCGCCAACGGGATCGCCCGGCGGATGGTCGTGCCGCCGCACCGGGACGGTGGCCAGGCCCAGTACATCAAGCGGCCGCTGCCCCCGTCGCCGTGCGACACGGTCGGCGAGGTGCTGGTGTGGATGGAACGGCACCTCGACCAGGAGGTCACCGTCGAACAGCTCGCCGCCCGCGCCCACATGTCCCCGCGCACCTTCGCCCGCCGCTTCCAGCAGGAGACCGGCACCACCCCTTACCGCTGGCTGCTGCGCCAGCGGGTGCTGATGGCGCAGCACCTGCTGGAGGCGACGGACGAGACGATGGACGCGATCGCCTGGCGTACCGGTTTCGGCACGGCGAGCGCCCTGCGCCATCAGTTCGTACGGGCCCTGGACACGACGCCGAACGCCTACCGGCGCACGTTCCGGGGGCCGCAGGCCGTCGCCTGA
- a CDS encoding ribonucleotide-diphosphate reductase subunit beta, which translates to MSSEAKAASAKNLLDPGFELTLRPMRYPDFYERYRDAIKNTWTVEEVDLHSDVTDLAKLSEGEQHMIGRLVAFFATGDSIVANNLVLTLYKHINSPEARLYLSRQLFEEAVHVQFYLTLLDTYLPDPEDRAAAFDAVENIPSIREKAEFCFKWINEVEKLDRLETQADRRRFLLNLICFAACIEGLFFYGAFAYVYWFRSRGLLHGLATGTNWVFRDETMHMSFAFEVVDTVRKEEPELFDDQLQQQVTDMLKEAVEAELQFGRDLCGEGLPGMNTESMRQYLECVADQRLQRLGFAPVYGSENPFSFMELQGVQELTNFFERRPSAYQVAVEGTVDLDEDF; encoded by the coding sequence ATGTCCAGCGAAGCCAAAGCTGCGTCTGCCAAGAACCTGCTCGACCCGGGCTTCGAGCTCACCCTGCGCCCGATGCGCTACCCGGACTTCTACGAGCGCTACCGGGACGCCATCAAGAACACCTGGACCGTGGAGGAGGTCGACCTCCACTCGGACGTCACCGACCTGGCGAAGCTGTCCGAGGGCGAGCAGCACATGATCGGCCGGCTGGTCGCGTTCTTCGCGACGGGCGACTCGATCGTGGCGAACAACCTCGTGCTGACGCTGTACAAGCACATCAACTCCCCGGAGGCGCGCCTGTATCTGTCGCGTCAGCTGTTCGAGGAGGCCGTGCACGTCCAGTTCTATCTGACGCTGCTGGACACGTACCTGCCCGACCCGGAGGACCGCGCCGCCGCCTTCGACGCCGTGGAGAACATCCCCTCCATCCGCGAGAAGGCCGAGTTCTGCTTCAAGTGGATCAACGAGGTCGAGAAGCTGGACCGGCTGGAGACCCAGGCCGACCGCCGCCGCTTCCTGCTCAACCTGATCTGCTTCGCCGCGTGCATCGAGGGCCTGTTCTTCTACGGCGCTTTCGCCTACGTCTACTGGTTCCGCAGCCGGGGTCTGCTGCACGGCCTCGCCACCGGCACCAACTGGGTGTTCCGGGACGAGACCATGCACATGTCCTTCGCGTTCGAGGTCGTCGACACCGTCCGCAAGGAGGAGCCGGAGCTCTTCGACGACCAGCTCCAGCAGCAGGTCACCGACATGCTCAAGGAGGCCGTCGAGGCCGAGCTGCAGTTCGGCCGGGACCTGTGCGGCGAGGGGCTGCCGGGCATGAACACCGAGTCGATGCGGCAGTACCTGGAGTGCGTCGCCGACCAGCGGCTGCAGCGGCTCGGCTTCGCGCCGGTCTACGGCTCGGAGAACCCGTTCTCCTTCATGGAGCTGCAGGGCGTTCAGGAGCTGACCAACTTCTTCGAGCGCCGTCCTTCGGCGTACCAGGTCGCGGTGGAGGGCACCGTCGACTTGGACGAGGACTTCTGA